From the Nymphalis io chromosome 1, ilAglIoxx1.1, whole genome shotgun sequence genome, one window contains:
- the LOC126768432 gene encoding tubulin gamma-2 chain produces MPSEMITLQLGQCGNQIGFEFWKQLCIEHGISPEGILEEFASAGSDRKDVFFYQADDDHYIPRAVLLDLEPRVIHTIMNSPYAKLYNPENVYLSKHGGGAGNNWASGFAQGEKLNEEVFDIINREADGSDNLEGFVLCHSIAGGTGSGMGSYILEHLSDRFPKKLVQTYSVFPNLDEISDVVVQPYNSLLTLKRLTESADCVMVLDNTALNRIASDRLHIQNPSFAQINTLVSTIMSASTATLRYPSYMNNDLISLVAPLIPTPRLHFLMTGYTPLSADHELSAAPKIRKTTVLDVMQRLLQPKNMMVSLSPDRANQHCYISILNIIQGEVDPSQVHKSLQRIRERKLASFIPWGPASIQVALSRRSPYVHASHKVSGLLLANHTNISSLFDRCLQQFDKLRKREAFLEVFRKEPMFQESLEEFDESRSVVDELVREYRAAATPDYVHWNPESSQI; encoded by the exons ATGCCAAGTGAAATGATAACACTCCAACTCGGCCAATGCGGTAATCAAA TTGGTTTTGAATTTTGGAAGCAATTGTGTATAGAACATGGAATATCTCCAGAAGGGATATTGGAAGAGTTTGCTTCAGCAGGATCTGATCGtaaagatgtatttttttaccaaGCAGACGATGATCATTACATCCCGAGAGCCGTTCTCTTGGATTTAGAACCTCGAGTGATACATACAATTATGAACTCTCCTTATGCAAAG TTGTATAACCCTGAGAATGTATATTTATCAAAGCATGGTGGAGGAGCGGGAAACAATTGGGCTTCTGGTTTTGCACAAGGTGAAAAACTTAATGAAGAAgtgtttgatattattaatagagAAGCTGATGGTAGTGACAATTTAGAG ggaTTTGTGCTGTGTCACTCCATAGCGGGTGGTACAGGCTCCGGTATGGGTTCTTATATCCTTGAACATCTCTCGGATAGATTTCCTAAAAAACTTGTGCAAACCTACAGTGTCTTTCCAAATCTCGATGAGATAag TGATGTGGTGGTCCAGCCCTACAATTCTCTGCTGACTCTCAAGCGGCTGACCGAGAGCGCAGACTGCGTGATGGTGTTAGACAATACTGCACTCAACCGCATCGCCAGTGACCGTCTTCATATACAGAACCCGTCGTTTGCGCAGATCAATACACTTGTCTCGACTATAATGAGTGCAAGCACCGCCACGCTCAG GTACCCGTCGTACATGAACAACGACCTCATCAGCCTGGTGGCGCCGCTCATTCCCACCCCGCGACTGCACTTCCTCATGACGGGATACACGCCGCTCTCCGCAGACCACGAGCTGAGCGCG GCACCTAAGATAAGAAAGACTACAGTATTAGACGTGATGCAAAGGTTACTGCAGCCGAAGAATATGATGGTGTCTCTCAGTCCCGACCGAGCAAATCAACATTGCTACATATCTATCCTTAATATTATTCAG GGTGAGGTGGACCCCTCGCAAGTGCACAAGTCGCTGCAGCGCATCCGCGAGCGCAAGCTGGCCTCATTCATCCCGTGGGGACCCGCCTCCATCCAGGTGGCGCTGTCTCGGCGCTCCCCCTATGTGCACGCCTCGCACAAGGTGTCCGGCCTGCTGCTCGCCAACCACACCAACATCTCCTCG CTCTTCGACCGGTGCCTGCAACAATTTGACAAGCTGCGCAAGCGCGAGGCTTTCCTGGAAGTGTTCCGCAAGGAGCCCATGTTCCAGGAGTCGCTCGAGGAGTTCGACGAGTCTCGCAGCGTCGTGGACGAGCTCGTGCGCGAGTACCGCGCCGCCGCCACGCCCGACTACGTGCACTGGAACCCTG aGAGCAGTCAAATCTAA
- the LOC126771634 gene encoding arrestin domain-containing protein 4, whose product MPRKLLKFLIVFDNTSLLYFPGQFLSGKVLMELQDDTPVLGLHFHVIGEGVVRVGSGRHERLFDKENYIDFRMRLLGEPGNGPSILSPGIHSFPFKLGLPMGLPSTFLGTHGWVQYYCKAALREPNGLTHKNQQVFIVMNPIDLNLEPPVLAQEFELSVEHKLGVGCVGGGSVSCRVSLDRGAYVPGQSIALSALVDNRSRTAIRATRAALTETIQYVSHGKVAARESRELARLSRGKLRAGHEQRWRQELLYVPPLPPTNLRGCHLISVQYDVFFIIEPKSLEKEVKLQLPILLGTYPFRDEQDEPRPPTHYPTTLPVFRPWLADKQAN is encoded by the exons ATGCCAAGGAAGCTGTTAAAGTTCCTTATAGTGTTTGATAACACATCATTGCTCTACTTCCCTGGACAGTTCTTATCTGGCAAAGTGTTAATGGAGCTTCAAGATGATACTCCAGTCCTGg GTCTACATTTTCATGTGATCGGTGAAGGAGTAGTTAGAGTGGGCTCTGGCCGCCATGAGAGGCTCTTTGACAAGGAAAACTACATTGATTTTAGAATGCGTCTCTTGGGTGAACctg GTAATGGGCCGTCTATCTTGTCTCCTGGAATACACAGTTTCCCATTTAAATTGGGCCTACCCATGGGACTGCCTTCAACATTCCTTGGGACACATGGCTGGGTGCAGTACTACTGTAAAGCTGCACTAAGAGAACCTAATGGCCTGACTCATAAAAACCAACAAGTTTTTATTGTGATGAACccaattgatttaaatttggaacctCCAGTTTTAGCG CAAGAGTTCGAGCTGAGCGTGGAGCACAAGCTGGGCGTGGGCTGCGTGGGCGGCGGCTCGGTGAGCTGCCGCGTGTCGCTGGACCGCGGCGCCTACGTGCCGGGCCAGAGCATCGCGCTGTCGGCGCTCGTGGACAACCGCTCGCGCACCGCCATCCGCGCCACGCGCGCCGCGCTCACCGAGACCATCCAGTACGTGTCGCACGGCAAGGTGGCGGCGCGCGAGAGCCGCGAGCTGGCGCGCCTGAGCCGCGGCAAGCTGCGCGCCGGCCACGAGCAGCGCTGGCGCCAGGAGCTGCTCTACGTGCCGCCGCTGCCGCCCACCAACCTGCGCGGCTGCCATCTCATCTCCGTGCAGTACGACGTCTTC TTCATAATCGAGCCGAAGAGCCTGGAGAAGGAGGTTAAGCTGCAGCTGCCGATCCTGCTGGGCACGTACCCGTTCCGCGACGAGCAGGACGAGCCGCGCCCGCCCACGCACTACCCCACCACGCTGCCCGTGTTCCGGCCCTGGCTGGCCGACAAGCAGGCTAACTGA
- the LOC126768425 gene encoding structural maintenance of chromosomes protein 6 isoform X1, whose amino-acid sequence MEYNDLDEEIDGLIQRIQVRNFLCHDNLIIDFHNNNINWVYGRNGSGKSAIVTALVVGLGGKAAATRRGHNIQSFIKKGSNFAVLEIKIKNSTQKSYNHEIYGDHITVVRRITTSGVSSYMVKAATGEVISTRYAEISNIMLALEIQVDNPISVLNQDDARTFSSIDPKKMFTLFRRATNLDSSETNYKIVLENCNTAIAIKTEKERTCGQLEREFKNWQNKHRQLSSRDEMKKQIQSLKNEMVWSEIAELQLKQQSLNEQIQQQTRKCQKISERLASMENDFTGNRSAIETLKQRLEENNRAKTTLEEEKKTIEQEIREAQAQHHSAQRATAKKREQLDKETRKMADFEHEITNIESGAEARRRDELERRAGAARDAERAAGAREATAEHRLQQAAAQLERAQALAAREDAERRDLLESFEKLRRSQQELKSRDGDPLVVWGQEVVQLRRRVQQAVERHQFSKPPLGPVGFYLRLKDQKWGNALEYIIGNMKTTFCVNSQADSRKLFEIIQEVYGNKPKPSVTCSRFLPTRHDVSGRRVRAQPCALDVLDIQDPVIANFLIDNLSLETVLLAADQDEAIRKSDTEANVPMNCSKIVTEDCMEFYPAPNYRSYGRDPRRIGHDHYLHLSTEDGERRLREAVAGAEAALRSQEQRARAARADEQRAAREAREAGAALQALRAARLDCEAARREAERARDRHRSPQHDELEKELTVTRQVVEGLRAELNETSTVENSFAQKIDESERKLAQIKTKLQKLANVSRKLCEEITQEQLKVDSGMAKCQNYERVFNEYQDSLVQMRDQHTQQEAVITEKVNKALATGTRVDNPRNRRTLEELLQETRIKLRAADSLGLDVETVNTEMARAETEYRSLRDLLNSFGELIDETRSSIETRLKFCYQLEIQITRRVNFCFGSILATRGYNGRLRVEHSSGELTLLLWGRDGSRRANEAVALSGGERSYCTVALLLALWECVELPFYFLDEFDVFMDPLNRKLMIELLLDFARRHPSRQFVFLAPDQPHMDALSGGLVPQLHRRPPAVAIVNVIKSKFLVILFFFLNKKSINLRRYLLLHHTHVHKTR is encoded by the exons atggaATATAACGATTTAGATGAGGAAATTGATGGCTTAATACAAAGAATTCAAGTTAGAAACTTCCTCTGTCATGACAATTTAATCATTGATTTTcacaacaacaatattaattggGTGTATGGCCGTAATGGTAGTGGCAAAAGTGCGATCGTTACAGCGTTAGTTGTTGGTCTTGGAGGCAAGGCAGCTGCAACCAGAAGGGGCCACAATATTCAAT cATTTATTAAAAAGGGTTCTAACTTTGCtgtacttgaaataaaaattaaaaatagtacccAAAAGTCATACAATCATGAGATATATGGAGATCATATTACTGTTGTTAGAAGAATTACAACTTCAGGAGTATCAAGTTACATGGTGAAAGCAGCTACAG GCGAAGTAATTTCAACGAGGTATGCAGAAATAAGTAACATTATGCTAGCTCTTGAAATACAAGTCGACAATCCAATATCAGTACTGAACCAGGACGATGCGCGCACGTTTTCTTCGATTGACCCTAAAAAAATGTTCACCCTGTTCCGAAGAGCAACTAATCTCGATAGCAGCGAGACTAATTACAAAATCGTCCTTGAAAACTGCAACACGGCGATTGCAATCAAAACTGAAAAGGAGAGA ACTTGTGGCCAATTGGAGAGAGAGTTTAAAAACTGGCAAAACAAACACAGACAATTGTCATCGCGCGATGAAATGAAGAAACAAATTCAAAGTCTAAAAAATGAAATGGTTTGGAGCGAAATTGCGGAGCTACAATTGAAACAACAATCGTTAAATGAACAAATCCAGCAGCAAACGAGAAAATGTCAGAAAATATCAGAAAGACTTGCGAGCATGGAGAACGATTTTACGGGCAACCGCAGTGCTATCGA AACTCTGAAACAGCGCTTAGAGGAGAACAATCGTGCGAAAACAACTTTAGAGGAAGAGAAAAAGACAATAGAGCAGGAAATACGAGAGGCGCAGGCGCAACATCACAGCGCACAGCGAGCGACCGCCAAGAAGCGGGAGCAGCTCGACAAGGAGACGAGGAAGATGGCCGACTTCGAGCACGAAATCACAAATATCGA GTCTGGCGCCGAGGCGCGGCGGCGCGACGAGCTGGAGCGCCGCGCCGGCGCCGCGCGCGACGCCGAGCgggcggcgggcgcgcgcgAGGCCACCGCCGAGCACCGCCTGCAGCAGGCCGCGGCGCAGCTGGAGCGCGCGCAGGCGCTCGCCGCGCGGGAGGACGCCGAGCGCCGCGACCTGCTCGAGAGCTTCG AGAAATTGCGGAGAAGCCAGCAGGAGTTGAAGTCGCGAGACGGCGACCCGCTGGTTGTATGGGGCCAGGAGGTGGTGCAGCTGCGGCGACGCGTGCAGCAGGCCGTCGAGCGCCACCAGTTCAGCAAGCCGCCCCTGGGGCCTGTCG GTTTTTACTTGCGTTTAAAGGATCAAAAATGGGGAAATGCCCTTGAATATATTATCGGTAACATGAAGACAACTTTCTGCGTGAACAGTCAAGCGGATTCCCGGAAACTTTTTGAGATAATCCAggag GTGTATGGAAACAAGCCGAAACCGAGCGTGACGTGCAGTCGTTTCCTACCGACGCGACACGACGTGTCCGGGCGGCGCGTGCGCGCGCAGCCCTGCGCGCTCGACGTGCTCGACATACAGGATCCTGTCATCGCCAACTTCCTCATCGACAACCTCAGCCTCGAGACCGTGCTGCTCGCGGCGGATCAAG ATGAAGCGATCCGCAAGTCCGACACGGAGGCCAACGTGCCGATGAACTGCAGCAAGATAGTCACCGAGGACTGCATGGAGTTCTATCCCGCCCCGAACTACCGCAGCTACGGGCGAGACCCCCGCCGCATCGGCCACGACCACTACCTTCACCTCAGCACGGAGGACGGCGAACG ACGGCTGCGCGAGGCGGTGGCGGGCGCGGAGGCGGCGCTGCGCTCGCAGGAGCagcgcgcgcgcgcggcgcgggcCGACGAGCAGCGCGCGGCGCGGGAGGCGCGCGAGGCGGGCGCGGCGCTGCAGGCGCTGCGGGCCGCGCGGCTGGACTGCGAGGCGGCGCGCCGCGAGGCCGAGCGCGCGCGCGACCGCCACCGCAGCCCGCAGCACGACGAGCTG GAAAAGGAACTCACCGTGACCAGGCAGGTCGTGGAGGGTCTCCGGGCAGAATTGAACGAGACGTCGACGGTGGAGAACAGTTTTGCGCAGAAAATCGACGAGAGCGAGCGTAAATTGGCGCAGATCAAAACGAAGCTCCAGAAACTCGCCAATGTGTCTAGGAAACTTTGT GAAGAAATTACGCAGGAACAATTGAAGGTCGATAGTGGAATGgcaaaatgtcaaaattatgaACGTGTATTCAATGAGTATCAAGATAGTCTTGTCCAGATGAGAGATCAACATACGCAACAGGAAGCCGTAATCACGGAGAAGGTCAACAAAGCGCTTGCCACCGGAACCAGGGTCGACAATCCAAG GAATCGGAGGACTCTGGAGGAGCTGTTGCAAGAGACGAGGATTAAGCTGAGAGCTGCCGACAGCCTGGGGCTGGACGTGGAAACAGTGAACACAGAGATGGCTCGCGCAGAAACGGAATATCGTAGTCTAAGAGATTTACTTAACAGTTTCGGCGAGCTCATTGACGAG ACGAGATCGTCCATCGAGACACGCCTAAAATTCTGCTACCAGCTCGAGATACAGATCACGCGGCGGGTGAACTTCTGCTTCGGGTCCATCCTGGCCACGCGCGGCTACAAC GGCCGGCTGCGCGTGGAGCACTCGTCGGGCGAGCTGACGCTGCTGCTGTGGGGGCGCGACGGCTCGCGGCGCGCGAACGAGGCCGTCGCGCTGTCGGGCGGCGAGCGCTCCTACTGCACCGTGGCGCTGCTGCTGGCGCTCTGGGAGTGCGTCGAGCTGCCCTTCTACTTCCTCGACGAGTTCGACGTGTTCATG GACCCCCTTAACCGGAAGCTCATGATAGAGCTGCTGCTGGATTTCGCGCGACGGCACCCGTCGCGGCAGTTTGTGTTCCTGGCGCCGGATCAGCCGCACATGGACGCGCTGTCGGGTGGCCTGGTCCCGCAGCTACACCG AAGACCCCCGGCCGTAGCTATCGTGAACGTCATAAAATCTAAGTTTCTTGTGAtactgtttttctttttaaataaaaaatcaattaatcttCGACGCTATTTATTACTCCATCACACTCACGTCCATAAAACGCGGTAA
- the LOC126768439 gene encoding alpha-endosulfine, translating to MSDSPDQNDPPKDPMELEKLEEAKLKAKFPNAMLGRGPGGHSAFLQKRLAKGQKFFDSGDYQMAKQRPGNLSAPFKAPAAPAKLPTGDAIPTPDTVPLRKTSIIQPKFQAPSQTS from the exons ATGAGTGACTCTCCAGACCAGAACGATCCTCCTAAAGAT ccaATGGAGTTAGAAAAATTGGAAGAAGCAAAACTCAAAGCTAAGTTTCCAAATGCTATGCTTGGCCGAGGTCCCGGAGGACATTCAGCATTTCTACAGAAAAGGCTAGCTAAAGGA CAAAAGTTCTTTGATTCTGGAGATTACCAAATGGCGAAACAACGGCCAGGTAATCTGTCAGCACCATTCAAAGCACCAGCCGCTCCCGCTAAACTGCCTACAGGTGATGCGATCCCGACTCCCGACACCGTCCCTCTGCGAAAGACTTCAATCATACAACCGAAGTTCCAGGCGCCGAGCCAGACTTCCTAG
- the LOC126768425 gene encoding structural maintenance of chromosomes protein 6 isoform X2, which translates to MEYNDLDEEIDGLIQRIQVRNFLCHDNLIIDFHNNNINWVYGRNGSGKSAIVTALVVGLGGKAAATRRGHNIQSFIKKGSNFAVLEIKIKNSTQKSYNHEIYGDHITVVRRITTSGVSSYMVKAATGEVISTRYAEISNIMLALEIQVDNPISVLNQDDARTFSSIDPKKMFTLFRRATNLDSSETNYKIVLENCNTAIAIKTEKERTCGQLEREFKNWQNKHRQLSSRDEMKKQIQSLKNEMVWSEIAELQLKQQSLNEQIQQQTRKCQKISERLASMENDFTGNRSAIETLKQRLEENNRAKTTLEEEKKTIEQEIREAQAQHHSAQRATAKKREQLDKETRKMADFEHEITNIESGAEARRRDELERRAGAARDAERAAGAREATAEHRLQQAAAQLERAQALAAREDAERRDLLESFEKLRRSQQELKSRDGDPLVVWGQEVVQLRRRVQQAVERHQFSKPPLGPVGFYLRLKDQKWGNALEYIIGNMKTTFCVNSQADSRKLFEIIQEVYGNKPKPSVTCSRFLPTRHDVSGRRVRAQPCALDVLDIQDPVIANFLIDNLSLETVLLAADQDEAIRKSDTEANVPMNCSKIVTEDCMEFYPAPNYRSYGRDPRRIGHDHYLHLSTEDGERRLREAVAGAEAALRSQEQRARAARADEQRAAREAREAGAALQALRAARLDCEAARREAERARDRHRSPQHDELEKELTVTRQVVEGLRAELNETSTVENSFAQKIDESERKLAQIKTKLQKLANVSRKLCEEITQEQLKVDSGMAKCQNYERVFNEYQDSLVQMRDQHTQQEAVITEKVNKALATGTRVDNPRNRRTLEELLQETRIKLRAADSLGLDVETVNTEMARAETEYRSLRDLLNSFGELIDETRSSIETRLKFCYQLEIQITRRVNFCFGSILATRGYNGRLRVEHSSGELTLLLWGRDGSRRANEAVALSGGERSYCTVALLLALWECVELPFYFLDEFDVFMDPLNRKLMIELLLDFARRHPSRQFVFLAPDQPHMDALSGGLVPQLHRLEDPRP; encoded by the exons atggaATATAACGATTTAGATGAGGAAATTGATGGCTTAATACAAAGAATTCAAGTTAGAAACTTCCTCTGTCATGACAATTTAATCATTGATTTTcacaacaacaatattaattggGTGTATGGCCGTAATGGTAGTGGCAAAAGTGCGATCGTTACAGCGTTAGTTGTTGGTCTTGGAGGCAAGGCAGCTGCAACCAGAAGGGGCCACAATATTCAAT cATTTATTAAAAAGGGTTCTAACTTTGCtgtacttgaaataaaaattaaaaatagtacccAAAAGTCATACAATCATGAGATATATGGAGATCATATTACTGTTGTTAGAAGAATTACAACTTCAGGAGTATCAAGTTACATGGTGAAAGCAGCTACAG GCGAAGTAATTTCAACGAGGTATGCAGAAATAAGTAACATTATGCTAGCTCTTGAAATACAAGTCGACAATCCAATATCAGTACTGAACCAGGACGATGCGCGCACGTTTTCTTCGATTGACCCTAAAAAAATGTTCACCCTGTTCCGAAGAGCAACTAATCTCGATAGCAGCGAGACTAATTACAAAATCGTCCTTGAAAACTGCAACACGGCGATTGCAATCAAAACTGAAAAGGAGAGA ACTTGTGGCCAATTGGAGAGAGAGTTTAAAAACTGGCAAAACAAACACAGACAATTGTCATCGCGCGATGAAATGAAGAAACAAATTCAAAGTCTAAAAAATGAAATGGTTTGGAGCGAAATTGCGGAGCTACAATTGAAACAACAATCGTTAAATGAACAAATCCAGCAGCAAACGAGAAAATGTCAGAAAATATCAGAAAGACTTGCGAGCATGGAGAACGATTTTACGGGCAACCGCAGTGCTATCGA AACTCTGAAACAGCGCTTAGAGGAGAACAATCGTGCGAAAACAACTTTAGAGGAAGAGAAAAAGACAATAGAGCAGGAAATACGAGAGGCGCAGGCGCAACATCACAGCGCACAGCGAGCGACCGCCAAGAAGCGGGAGCAGCTCGACAAGGAGACGAGGAAGATGGCCGACTTCGAGCACGAAATCACAAATATCGA GTCTGGCGCCGAGGCGCGGCGGCGCGACGAGCTGGAGCGCCGCGCCGGCGCCGCGCGCGACGCCGAGCgggcggcgggcgcgcgcgAGGCCACCGCCGAGCACCGCCTGCAGCAGGCCGCGGCGCAGCTGGAGCGCGCGCAGGCGCTCGCCGCGCGGGAGGACGCCGAGCGCCGCGACCTGCTCGAGAGCTTCG AGAAATTGCGGAGAAGCCAGCAGGAGTTGAAGTCGCGAGACGGCGACCCGCTGGTTGTATGGGGCCAGGAGGTGGTGCAGCTGCGGCGACGCGTGCAGCAGGCCGTCGAGCGCCACCAGTTCAGCAAGCCGCCCCTGGGGCCTGTCG GTTTTTACTTGCGTTTAAAGGATCAAAAATGGGGAAATGCCCTTGAATATATTATCGGTAACATGAAGACAACTTTCTGCGTGAACAGTCAAGCGGATTCCCGGAAACTTTTTGAGATAATCCAggag GTGTATGGAAACAAGCCGAAACCGAGCGTGACGTGCAGTCGTTTCCTACCGACGCGACACGACGTGTCCGGGCGGCGCGTGCGCGCGCAGCCCTGCGCGCTCGACGTGCTCGACATACAGGATCCTGTCATCGCCAACTTCCTCATCGACAACCTCAGCCTCGAGACCGTGCTGCTCGCGGCGGATCAAG ATGAAGCGATCCGCAAGTCCGACACGGAGGCCAACGTGCCGATGAACTGCAGCAAGATAGTCACCGAGGACTGCATGGAGTTCTATCCCGCCCCGAACTACCGCAGCTACGGGCGAGACCCCCGCCGCATCGGCCACGACCACTACCTTCACCTCAGCACGGAGGACGGCGAACG ACGGCTGCGCGAGGCGGTGGCGGGCGCGGAGGCGGCGCTGCGCTCGCAGGAGCagcgcgcgcgcgcggcgcgggcCGACGAGCAGCGCGCGGCGCGGGAGGCGCGCGAGGCGGGCGCGGCGCTGCAGGCGCTGCGGGCCGCGCGGCTGGACTGCGAGGCGGCGCGCCGCGAGGCCGAGCGCGCGCGCGACCGCCACCGCAGCCCGCAGCACGACGAGCTG GAAAAGGAACTCACCGTGACCAGGCAGGTCGTGGAGGGTCTCCGGGCAGAATTGAACGAGACGTCGACGGTGGAGAACAGTTTTGCGCAGAAAATCGACGAGAGCGAGCGTAAATTGGCGCAGATCAAAACGAAGCTCCAGAAACTCGCCAATGTGTCTAGGAAACTTTGT GAAGAAATTACGCAGGAACAATTGAAGGTCGATAGTGGAATGgcaaaatgtcaaaattatgaACGTGTATTCAATGAGTATCAAGATAGTCTTGTCCAGATGAGAGATCAACATACGCAACAGGAAGCCGTAATCACGGAGAAGGTCAACAAAGCGCTTGCCACCGGAACCAGGGTCGACAATCCAAG GAATCGGAGGACTCTGGAGGAGCTGTTGCAAGAGACGAGGATTAAGCTGAGAGCTGCCGACAGCCTGGGGCTGGACGTGGAAACAGTGAACACAGAGATGGCTCGCGCAGAAACGGAATATCGTAGTCTAAGAGATTTACTTAACAGTTTCGGCGAGCTCATTGACGAG ACGAGATCGTCCATCGAGACACGCCTAAAATTCTGCTACCAGCTCGAGATACAGATCACGCGGCGGGTGAACTTCTGCTTCGGGTCCATCCTGGCCACGCGCGGCTACAAC GGCCGGCTGCGCGTGGAGCACTCGTCGGGCGAGCTGACGCTGCTGCTGTGGGGGCGCGACGGCTCGCGGCGCGCGAACGAGGCCGTCGCGCTGTCGGGCGGCGAGCGCTCCTACTGCACCGTGGCGCTGCTGCTGGCGCTCTGGGAGTGCGTCGAGCTGCCCTTCTACTTCCTCGACGAGTTCGACGTGTTCATG GACCCCCTTAACCGGAAGCTCATGATAGAGCTGCTGCTGGATTTCGCGCGACGGCACCCGTCGCGGCAGTTTGTGTTCCTGGCGCCGGATCAGCCGCACATGGACGCGCTGTCGGGTGGCCTGGTCCCGCAGCTACACCG CTTAGAAGACCCCCGGCCGTAG